A genomic stretch from Mesomycoplasma neurolyticum includes:
- a CDS encoding transketolase, translating to MKFDKNLDLLAVNTLKINALAAINKANSGHSGIVLSAANIMHTLFTRHLVFSSKAPKWINRDRFVLSAGHGSALLYAQLRALGLLTQKDLEEFRQIHSKTPGHPENFQTLGVDATTGPLGQGIANAVGLTVAESHLNSKYPEINHYTYVLVGDGDLQEGVANEALSFAGRQQLNKLIILHDSNRIQLDTPVSDVFNEDLRLKMEALGFHYQSVPNKIKKISKAIAKAKKSLKPSFIEVRTIIGEGSTKENTTDVHGTPLGKDLELLKEKLNWSYDEFALPDEVRDYYRQALDERFKEAENKFVASEYLKDFLKKSFEPMFVDLDLSKNDSTRNYSGKIVDYLGEKSSNWIGGSADLSVSTKVKGSDGDFCPVNRAGRNILFGVREFAMAGIANGIALHSTLRPFVSTFFVFSDYLKPAIRLSSMMNLPVTYIFSHDSVFVGEDGPTHQPIEQLAMLRSIPGVKVLRPADETETKAAFELAINSRRKPHIIVTTRQNIKSLDETSFESFKKGSYFLQKTDSPYALIATGSELKLAQRIGKRLNLNVISASNWDGKVLWDPNKSISFEAATTFGWEKYARCNVGIDSFGISAPGEQVYKHFNFEYNFLKHFVMQTFDLVDDNPEEDIEVEEIIEEPIVDYIEEPTQEVDYFEEESHDDIVEEFVEEINDTNNETNEYFLNDTIDLPTEEYVYDVEPTQEQEVVFVDENLIEDDVVETVFEESTIEEIEEEQPILVEETTIEEEEEEEPILVEESNIDEEEIIVTPKEKSAICGKESDCQLKLVEHHHHLTKKDNNDNNSNYVCFNDTCVDVLDSNEAKRK from the coding sequence ATGAAATTTGATAAAAATTTAGACCTATTAGCAGTTAATACATTGAAAATTAATGCATTAGCTGCAATAAATAAAGCTAATTCAGGACATTCAGGGATTGTTTTAAGTGCCGCAAACATTATGCACACACTTTTTACAAGACATTTAGTTTTCAGTTCAAAAGCTCCAAAATGAATTAATCGTGACCGTTTTGTTTTATCAGCGGGACATGGTTCAGCATTATTGTATGCACAATTAAGAGCATTAGGATTACTTACACAAAAAGATTTAGAAGAATTTAGACAAATTCATTCTAAAACTCCTGGTCACCCTGAAAATTTCCAAACATTAGGAGTTGATGCAACAACAGGACCACTTGGGCAAGGCATTGCTAATGCTGTTGGCTTAACTGTAGCTGAAAGCCATTTAAATTCTAAATATCCTGAAATTAATCACTATACTTATGTTTTAGTTGGAGATGGTGATTTACAAGAAGGTGTAGCTAATGAAGCGTTATCTTTTGCTGGGAGACAACAATTAAATAAACTCATTATTCTTCATGATTCAAATAGAATCCAACTTGATACACCAGTGAGTGATGTATTTAATGAAGATTTAAGATTAAAAATGGAAGCTTTAGGTTTCCACTACCAAAGTGTTCCAAACAAAATTAAGAAAATTTCAAAAGCTATTGCCAAAGCTAAAAAATCATTAAAACCTTCATTTATTGAAGTTAGAACAATTATTGGTGAAGGTTCAACAAAAGAAAATACTACTGATGTTCATGGAACACCTTTAGGTAAAGATCTTGAACTTTTAAAAGAAAAATTAAATTGATCATATGATGAATTTGCTCTCCCTGATGAAGTTAGAGACTACTATAGACAAGCTTTAGATGAAAGATTTAAAGAAGCTGAAAATAAATTTGTTGCTTCAGAATATTTAAAAGATTTCTTGAAAAAATCTTTTGAACCAATGTTTGTTGATTTAGATTTATCTAAAAATGATTCAACAAGAAATTATTCAGGAAAAATTGTTGATTATTTAGGCGAAAAATCAAGCAATTGAATTGGAGGATCAGCTGACTTATCAGTTTCTACAAAAGTTAAAGGTTCTGATGGTGATTTTTGCCCTGTTAATCGTGCAGGAAGAAATATTTTATTTGGTGTAAGAGAATTTGCAATGGCTGGTATTGCTAATGGTATTGCTTTACACTCAACATTAAGACCATTTGTTTCTACATTTTTCGTATTTTCTGATTATTTAAAACCGGCTATTAGATTATCATCAATGATGAATTTACCTGTAACATATATTTTTAGTCATGATTCTGTTTTTGTTGGTGAAGATGGTCCAACTCACCAACCAATAGAACAATTAGCTATGTTGCGTTCAATTCCTGGTGTTAAAGTTCTAAGACCTGCAGATGAAACAGAAACAAAAGCTGCTTTTGAGTTAGCAATAAATTCTAGAAGAAAACCGCATATCATTGTTACAACAAGACAAAATATTAAATCACTTGATGAAACATCATTTGAAAGTTTTAAAAAAGGAAGTTATTTCTTACAAAAAACTGATTCACCTTATGCATTGATTGCAACAGGAAGTGAATTGAAACTTGCACAAAGAATTGGTAAAAGATTAAACCTTAATGTTATTTCAGCATCCAATTGAGATGGTAAAGTTCTTTGAGATCCAAATAAATCAATATCATTTGAAGCTGCAACAACATTTGGATGAGAAAAATATGCTCGTTGCAATGTAGGGATTGATAGTTTTGGAATTTCAGCTCCTGGTGAACAAGTTTATAAACATTTCAACTTTGAATATAACTTTTTAAAACATTTTGTAATGCAGACTTTTGACTTAGTTGATGATAATCCTGAGGAAGATATAGAAGTTGAAGAAATAATTGAAGAACCAATTGTTGACTATATTGAAGAACCAACACAAGAAGTGGATTATTTCGAAGAAGAATCACATGATGATATAGTTGAAGAATTTGTTGAAGAAATAAATGATACAAACAACGAAACCAATGAATACTTTTTAAATGACACTATTGATTTACCAACAGAAGAATATGTTTATGATGTTGAACCAACACAAGAACAAGAAGTTGTTTTTGTTGATGAAAATCTTATTGAAGATGATGTAGTTGAGACAGTATTTGAAGAATCTACAATTGAAGAAATTGAAGAAGAGCAACCAATTTTAGTTGAAGAAACTACAATTGAAGAAGAAGAAGAAGAAGAACCAATTTTAGTTGAAGAATCT